GACACGCTGTGGGATATCGCGGGGCAGTTCCTGCAGAAGCCCTGGCTGTGGCCGGAAATCTGGCAGGCCAATCCGCAGATCCGCAACCCGCACCTCATCTATCCGGGTGACGTGATCAGCCTGGCGTACCTCAACCGCGTCGGCCTCACCGCCGGCCCGCGTACCGACGCCGCGCCGATCAACGCCATCCCGTTGTCCGAAGTCGAGCCGTTCCTCAAGGACCTGCGCGTCGTCGATGGCTTCGACCACATGCCGTACGTGGTCGGCCTCGAGGAAGACCGCCTGCGCGCCTCGCGTGGCCAGGTGGCCTACGTGAAGGGCCTGGCCGGCGCCAGCCCGGGCACGCGCTACACCGTGCTGCGCCCGACCGTGCGCTACACCCACCTGCTGCGTTCGGGCTTCTGCTGCGACACCTTCGGCCGCGACGAACTCGACGCGACCGGCCGCCGCCAGGTCGACTGGGGCCAGTACTGGGCCAACGTGGTCATGCCTGACAAGGGCCAGGAAGAACTCGGCCACGAGCTGATGCGGGTGACCGCCGGCACCGTGACCCGCGGTGAAGTGGACGGCATCCAGGCCAGCACGCTGCTGCTCGATGAAGAGGGCCGCGAGGTCCGCATCGGCGACCGCCTGGTCCCGGTGGATGCACAGCCGTACGACCTGCAGTTCTTCCCGCACCCGCCCGCGCAGCAGACCGGCTATGGCAAGGCGCGCGTGCTGGCGGTCACCGACATGCTGACGTCCGGCGGCCCGCGCGACGTGGTCGCGCTGTCGATCGGCGCGCGCGAAGGCGTGGACAACGGCACCGTGTTCTCGATCTGGCGCGAAGGCACCAACACCATCGACCGCGTGCACAAGGGCCTGGACCGCGACGAGGACACCGTGTTCTTCGAGAACAAGGTGCGCCTGCCCGACGAGTTCGCCGGCCACGTCATGGTGTTCCGCACCTTCGACCGCATGAGCTACGGACTGGTGATGGACAGCATCAAGCCGAGCCGCGTCGGCTACCACCTGAAGCACCCC
This Luteimonas sp. MC1572 DNA region includes the following protein-coding sequences:
- a CDS encoding LysM domain-containing protein, translated to MAGKLQRLSSALRTGIAVAMLTVTTYAAAQGLRGDHPDTYVVQRGDTLWDIAGQFLQKPWLWPEIWQANPQIRNPHLIYPGDVISLAYLNRVGLTAGPRTDAAPINAIPLSEVEPFLKDLRVVDGFDHMPYVVGLEEDRLRASRGQVAYVKGLAGASPGTRYTVLRPTVRYTHLLRSGFCCDTFGRDELDATGRRQVDWGQYWANVVMPDKGQEELGHELMRVTAGTVTRGEVDGIQASTLLLDEEGREVRIGDRLVPVDAQPYDLQFFPHPPAQQTGYGKARVLAVTDMLTSGGPRDVVALSIGAREGVDNGTVFSIWREGTNTIDRVHKGLDRDEDTVFFENKVRLPDEFAGHVMVFRTFDRMSYGLVMDSIKPSRVGYHLKHPDATH